The DNA sequence TCGCCTGCTGCTTATCGCAAGATAACAGCACACTGTTAATCGACGGTGATCCAAACAAGTCATCACTGAAGTGGGCAAGTCGAGGATCGCTACCCTTCAAAGTCGTTGATTTAATGCAATCCCCACGCCATACCAAGAACTACGAGCATGTTGTCTTTGACACTGCAGCACGACCAGGGAAAGAGGATTTAGAAGCTCTCGTTGAAGGTTGTGACTTGCTCATCATTCCGTGCAGTCCTGACATTCTTGCAATTGAGGCAACGTTGGAGACAGTAGATTTGCTCGAATCTTTGGATTGCGATCGTAATCGTTATCGAATTTTATTGACGATCGTGCCCCCAACGCGCAAAACGGGTGAACAATCACGAGAAGCACTGTCTGAATACCCAATCTTTCGCAAATCAATCCGCGAGTATGCTGCTTATGAGAAAGCAGCCTTAGCAGGTGTTCCCGTGTATGAAAGCCGCGATCCAAAAGCAAGAATTGCATGGAGTGACTATAGCGCTATCGGAAAGGAGATTTTGGGATGAGCAAAGAGAACTTATTTGCTAAAGCGATCGCTAATCGTAAAAAAACAGAGACCATAGAGCCATCTGACCCTATTGAAATCACAGAATCGTTGCCAATAGCAGATCGGACTGATGTACCAACTGAGCGGATTTCATCTCATTCATCTCAACCGTCCGTACCGATAGAGCCGTCTTCTCAGAAAAGAGGTAGAGGAAGACCTGCAACTGGGAAACGGTCGAATAATGACTGGATTGGAAGAACTTAT is a window from the Cyanobacteria bacterium FACHB-DQ100 genome containing:
- a CDS encoding ParA family protein, producing MLITVASTKGGVGKTTSAIHIACCLSQDNSTLLIDGDPNKSSLKWASRGSLPFKVVDLMQSPRHTKNYEHVVFDTAARPGKEDLEALVEGCDLLIIPCSPDILAIEATLETVDLLESLDCDRNRYRILLTIVPPTRKTGEQSREALSEYPIFRKSIREYAAYEKAALAGVPVYESRDPKARIAWSDYSAIGKEILG